From the genome of Lentilactobacillus buchneri, one region includes:
- the secG gene encoding preprotein translocase subunit SecG: MYNFLLTLLLIDCVLITIAVLMQPSKTNDAMSALTGGADDLFAKQKPRGFEAFMQKTTLVLGIIFFLLALALVWISSH, encoded by the coding sequence GTGTACAACTTTTTGTTAACATTATTGCTGATCGACTGTGTTTTAATTACAATCGCAGTGTTAATGCAACCATCAAAGACTAATGACGCCATGTCCGCCTTAACTGGTGGGGCCGATGACTTGTTTGCAAAGCAGAAGCCACGTGGCTTTGAAGCATTCATGCAAAAAACTACACTTGTTTTAGGGATAATTTTCTTTCTCTTAGCACTTGCATTAGTTTGGATATCATCTCATTAG
- a CDS encoding MucBP domain-containing protein yields MKKTLLLSVSLGVLGFASPLVHEQIVGAETSQTATQEFPDKITIHQQFQVRNIRGDKSVLDKQATVKMYIDKSKSSTFSAPDNVPHYHPVVSEVHYSPGMVVNYMAEDAVVTIKYLDENNQPIQDNKVFNQATIFGTYRLNKNEFDVSGYELLNSKDINGKIKETNWDVTLKYKSLNPLIAADKLANVVVPDQPEPGNSKSGETGQTSEPIQLVSEKPMSESASRPVVSTTATTDMQPSPSTPSEAGNRVVPSVTQTEPVHQPDVKPAETPDKEVKDATTSKSGPKHDDKKVKVVGATGAENGQLNSPVAAPGTKLPDPEPKTQPATKTNGASSSSDKETGATKPESKKEGAVADSSTNAKSTSSVQSETGKKSRSSKPVETTAESLNPDEKVQEISKTSAKPSEKPADLPGKTTDQSGSTKNTVKTSESDSKDSEKPVVQTKPKIPEINQTKVPEKSTDHQEKQPMTTTYQLHGIDTHGHLLFNKALHLTSEEARAFRSKNVEFYGYELQSTDLDASSKTLTLHYTAKKVTFNIINVDQDGKTISKDSVELEYGQTKTYTAKFISGYRVQQPTQELKADNLMPEDVQFTYIKLADKSNKPLAEPTALSSKTGHKKGRQSAISGRNPSETKAKRHNEAKDASDVSEKLPQTGESQSVVGVLSGVVLLGALIGKKLFKRLI; encoded by the coding sequence TTGAAAAAAACACTTTTATTATCAGTTTCGTTAGGCGTGCTGGGATTCGCCAGCCCACTGGTGCATGAGCAGATTGTTGGTGCTGAAACCAGTCAAACAGCTACCCAGGAGTTTCCTGACAAAATTACCATCCACCAACAGTTTCAAGTTAGAAACATCCGTGGTGACAAGTCGGTGCTTGACAAACAAGCCACAGTCAAGATGTACATTGATAAGAGTAAGTCGTCAACCTTTAGTGCCCCGGACAACGTTCCACATTACCATCCGGTCGTTTCCGAAGTGCATTATTCTCCCGGAATGGTGGTTAACTATATGGCAGAAGATGCTGTGGTGACCATCAAGTACCTTGATGAAAATAACCAACCAATTCAGGACAACAAGGTTTTCAATCAAGCAACTATCTTTGGTACCTACCGCCTTAATAAAAACGAATTTGACGTTTCAGGTTATGAACTGCTCAATTCAAAGGATATCAACGGAAAAATCAAAGAGACCAACTGGGATGTGACCCTCAAATATAAGAGCCTTAATCCATTGATTGCTGCGGATAAGTTGGCTAATGTGGTTGTACCAGACCAGCCAGAACCTGGTAATTCCAAGTCTGGTGAAACTGGGCAGACAAGCGAACCAATTCAGCTCGTTAGTGAAAAGCCCATGAGCGAGTCTGCTTCAAGGCCGGTGGTTTCAACGACTGCGACAACTGACATGCAACCATCACCAAGTACACCGAGCGAGGCTGGCAATCGTGTCGTTCCATCCGTTACCCAAACAGAACCAGTGCACCAACCGGATGTCAAACCAGCCGAAACGCCCGATAAAGAAGTCAAGGACGCTACCACTTCCAAGTCCGGCCCCAAACATGATGATAAAAAAGTGAAGGTAGTGGGTGCCACAGGGGCTGAAAACGGCCAATTAAACTCACCAGTGGCGGCGCCGGGAACCAAATTGCCGGATCCTGAACCCAAAACCCAGCCCGCCACTAAAACCAATGGGGCGTCATCATCATCTGATAAAGAGACTGGTGCCACTAAACCTGAAAGCAAAAAGGAAGGCGCAGTTGCAGATTCGTCGACTAATGCAAAGTCGACATCATCCGTTCAGTCCGAAACCGGCAAAAAATCCAGATCATCCAAGCCGGTAGAAACCACAGCCGAATCACTCAACCCCGATGAAAAAGTGCAGGAAATTTCAAAAACGTCTGCGAAGCCGTCTGAAAAGCCAGCCGACCTTCCTGGTAAAACCACAGATCAATCCGGCTCCACAAAGAACACAGTTAAGACTTCCGAATCTGATTCAAAAGACTCAGAAAAACCGGTCGTTCAAACAAAACCCAAAATTCCGGAAATCAACCAGACAAAGGTACCCGAAAAATCAACCGATCATCAGGAAAAGCAACCAATGACCACAACCTATCAACTCCATGGGATCGACACTCACGGCCACTTACTCTTCAATAAAGCCCTGCATCTCACTTCAGAAGAGGCCCGGGCATTCCGGTCAAAGAACGTCGAATTTTATGGCTATGAATTACAGTCCACCGACCTGGATGCAAGTTCGAAAACCCTGACATTGCATTATACTGCTAAAAAAGTCACCTTTAATATTATCAACGTGGATCAGGATGGCAAAACCATCTCTAAAGACTCAGTGGAACTTGAATATGGCCAAACCAAGACTTACACGGCCAAGTTTATTTCAGGTTATCGGGTTCAGCAACCAACCCAGGAACTGAAGGCTGACAATCTGATGCCTGAAGATGTACAATTCACTTACATCAAATTAGCCGATAAATCAAACAAGCCATTAGCTGAACCGACTGCACTCAGCTCAAAGACTGGCCACAAAAAAGGGCGTCAGTCAGCTATCAGTGGCCGGAATCCGTCTGAAACCAAAGCAAAGCGACACAACGAAGCCAAAGACGCTTCGGATGTTTCAGAAAAGCTTCCCCAAACCGGTGAATCGCAGTCCGTTGTCGGTGTTTTGTCGGGGGTGGTGCTTCTTGGCGCGTTAATCGGCAAAAAACTTTTCAAACGACTCATTTGA
- the tpiA gene encoding triose-phosphate isomerase, with protein sequence MRIPFVAGNWKMNLSVAEAVKFLQAIEGKLPDPKITETCIAASPLFLESMVEENGDSPLIISAENCFYEDEGAYTGETSPKALAEMGVTHVIIGHSERRKYFNETDDIINKKVHAAFRNQLTPIICCDETMSRRESADRISWVVSQVTNALKSITPQQAEKIIVAYEPSWAIGSGKTASSDEAEEGCYLIRQTIADLYGDDIADQVRVLYGGSVNDENADDILSQTDIDGVLAGGASLKPDSFLKLANFLQK encoded by the coding sequence ATGAGAATTCCGTTCGTTGCGGGTAACTGGAAAATGAATTTATCAGTCGCTGAAGCAGTCAAATTTCTTCAAGCCATCGAGGGTAAATTACCCGATCCTAAGATAACCGAGACCTGTATTGCGGCTTCGCCACTCTTTTTGGAGAGCATGGTCGAAGAAAATGGTGATTCACCACTGATTATCTCCGCTGAAAATTGTTTTTATGAAGACGAGGGCGCATACACCGGGGAGACCAGCCCCAAAGCGCTTGCCGAAATGGGCGTGACCCACGTTATTATTGGTCATTCAGAGCGTCGTAAGTACTTTAACGAAACCGACGACATTATTAATAAAAAGGTTCACGCTGCTTTTCGCAACCAATTAACACCAATCATCTGCTGTGATGAAACGATGAGCCGGCGTGAATCCGCTGATCGAATTTCCTGGGTGGTCAGTCAAGTGACCAACGCCCTTAAATCGATTACCCCGCAACAAGCTGAGAAGATCATTGTTGCTTACGAACCCAGTTGGGCAATCGGCAGCGGCAAAACCGCCAGCAGCGATGAAGCCGAAGAGGGTTGTTATTTAATTCGTCAAACCATTGCTGATTTGTATGGCGATGATATTGCCGATCAAGTCCGAGTTTTGTATGGCGGCAGTGTAAACGACGAAAACGCCGATGACATTCTGTCACAGACTGATATCGACGGTGTTTTGGCCGGTGGTGCCAGCTTAAAACCGGATTCATTCTTAAAGCTTGCAAACTTTTTACAAAAATAG
- a CDS encoding ClC family H(+)/Cl(-) exchange transporter has protein sequence MQVRGSYKLSQVKTIVNGIVIGVLAGSAVSMFRWSIGHMTDFMRYLYINSIHHLSFLLTTIVINVAIGLLVGWFLKQQPDIKGSGIPQVEGQLLGEVDYGWWAILWRKFVGGILAIGSGLYLGREGPSIQLGSTLGQGVAHFTKQVGFDRQVLISSGAAAGLSAAFNAPIASTLFVLEEIYHNFSTNIWIVSLTSAVTSDMVATYVFGLKPVLYMRSTPLPLKYFLWVVILGIVLGVLGRLYQMVILRMGKWYRHTHIPWYFNGIIPLLLVIPMGAFFPHLLGGGSDIILRLSSANYPTLILCLYFIIRFVFSMLSYGSGLPGGIFLPILCLGGLIGAIVGSIAVNLGLMNPLYFSSFIIMGMAGYFAAISKAPFTAILLITEMVGTLTHLLGLAVVSLIAYGVLDLLNGKPVYYSMLQQLLKVQTKMNLGRTAEIMETVYAGSQMDGKMVRQIKWPMGSLLTKIQRNGVEIVPAGGTLIRWGDTLFINVSTKNQHAITQQIITLTTET, from the coding sequence TTGCAGGTAAGAGGAAGTTACAAGCTGTCTCAAGTAAAAACAATCGTTAACGGGATCGTCATTGGTGTACTCGCCGGATCGGCAGTCTCGATGTTTCGGTGGTCAATTGGCCATATGACGGATTTCATGCGCTATCTTTATATCAATTCGATCCATCATCTGTCGTTTCTACTGACGACAATTGTCATTAATGTTGCCATTGGCTTATTGGTTGGCTGGTTTCTAAAGCAGCAGCCGGATATTAAAGGATCCGGCATTCCACAAGTTGAAGGTCAATTGTTAGGTGAGGTTGATTACGGCTGGTGGGCGATTCTGTGGCGGAAATTTGTTGGTGGCATTTTGGCGATTGGAAGTGGTTTATATCTCGGTCGCGAAGGTCCCTCAATTCAGTTGGGGTCAACTTTGGGGCAGGGAGTTGCCCATTTCACCAAACAAGTTGGGTTTGATCGCCAAGTGCTCATTTCCAGTGGTGCCGCTGCTGGCTTAAGTGCGGCTTTTAACGCCCCAATTGCCAGTACGCTGTTTGTTTTGGAAGAGATTTATCATAACTTTTCCACCAATATTTGGATTGTTTCGCTCACATCTGCGGTCACTTCTGACATGGTTGCGACGTATGTTTTTGGCCTCAAGCCGGTTTTATACATGCGAAGTACGCCACTGCCACTCAAATATTTTTTGTGGGTTGTCATTTTAGGAATTGTCCTTGGCGTGTTGGGCCGGTTATATCAGATGGTTATTCTTCGGATGGGAAAGTGGTATCGGCATACTCATATTCCCTGGTACTTCAACGGAATTATTCCGCTGTTGTTGGTGATCCCAATGGGAGCGTTTTTCCCGCACTTGTTGGGTGGCGGGAGTGACATTATTCTGAGGTTGAGTTCGGCAAATTATCCAACTCTGATTTTATGTCTTTATTTCATAATTCGGTTTGTTTTCTCGATGCTTTCATACGGGAGTGGCCTTCCCGGCGGCATTTTCCTGCCAATTCTTTGCCTTGGTGGTTTAATCGGCGCGATTGTCGGCAGTATCGCTGTCAATCTTGGGTTGATGAATCCACTGTATTTCTCGAGTTTCATTATTATGGGGATGGCCGGATACTTTGCGGCAATCAGTAAGGCCCCTTTCACGGCAATTCTTTTGATTACAGAGATGGTTGGGACTCTGACCCATCTCCTTGGCCTGGCGGTCGTGTCTTTAATCGCATACGGCGTCTTAGACCTGTTAAACGGCAAACCGGTCTATTACTCGATGCTTCAGCAGCTCCTGAAAGTTCAGACCAAGATGAATTTGGGTCGAACTGCTGAAATTATGGAAACCGTGTATGCCGGTTCACAGATGGATGGCAAAATGGTGCGTCAGATCAAATGGCCAATGGGGTCACTGCTGACCAAGATTCAACGAAACGGTGTCGAAATTGTGCCTGCTGGCGGCACCTTGATTCGATGGGGCGATACATTGTTCATCAACGTCTCAACTAAAAATCAGCACGCGATCACCCAGCAAATTATTACCTTAACAACAGAAACTTAA
- a CDS encoding alpha/beta hydrolase gives MQTPVKSFYFEHGPRAIILLHAFASGPVDVRMLARYLERQNYTVYAPMFTGHGTADFTDILIQGTPERWWNDAKRAVQFLKDRGYTQISIFGISLGGIFAAKTLENDPTLLGGGSFGSPIVRKRQFSVHNTFMQMAKANFVQYDTNEAIMNSKLKWLDENIDILLGKIADFTVGVAQDLPKITQPYFIGQGLSDEIVNPESAKSLRDGLVNSRVSYHEYPNASHMITVNPAHKQLEADLTEFLTQLYE, from the coding sequence ATGCAAACACCAGTCAAATCTTTTTATTTTGAACACGGACCGAGAGCAATTATTCTGTTGCATGCTTTTGCCAGTGGCCCGGTTGACGTTCGAATGCTCGCGAGGTATTTGGAGCGTCAGAATTATACCGTGTATGCGCCAATGTTTACTGGCCATGGGACGGCTGATTTTACCGATATCCTGATTCAGGGAACGCCCGAGCGTTGGTGGAACGATGCCAAACGGGCCGTCCAGTTTCTAAAGGACAGGGGATATACCCAAATCAGTATCTTTGGCATCTCGCTGGGCGGTATTTTTGCCGCTAAAACGCTGGAGAATGATCCGACTTTACTCGGCGGCGGTTCGTTTGGATCACCAATTGTTCGAAAGCGTCAGTTTAGTGTTCATAATACCTTTATGCAAATGGCCAAAGCCAATTTTGTTCAGTATGATACCAATGAAGCGATTATGAATTCAAAACTCAAGTGGCTTGACGAAAATATTGATATACTATTAGGTAAGATTGCTGATTTCACAGTTGGTGTGGCGCAGGATTTACCTAAAATCACCCAACCATACTTCATCGGTCAGGGGTTAAGCGATGAGATCGTGAATCCTGAAAGTGCCAAGTCTTTGAGGGATGGATTGGTGAACAGTCGGGTCAGTTACCACGAATACCCCAACGCCAGTCACATGATTACCGTTAATCCTGCTCACAAGCAGCTTGAGGCTGATTTAACCGAATTTTTAACACAACTTTATGAATAA
- the eno gene encoding phosphopyruvate hydratase, with protein MSIISDIYAREVLDSRGNPTVEVELYTEAGAMGRGIVPSGASTGEHEAVELRDGDKDRYMGKGVTKAVDNVNNIIAKEIVGYDVTDQLAIDKAMIELDGTPNKGKLGANAILGVSLAAARAAADELEVPLYNYLGGFNGHLLPTPMLNVINGGKHANNKVDFQEFMIMPIGAPTIKEAIRWSSETFHNLKNLLNERGYSTAVGDEGGFAPDLKNNEEPFEILVEAIQRAGYKPGKDIAIAFDCAASEFYNTDTKKYDLKGDGKSYTADEFVTLLESIVDKYPVISIEDPLDENEWADWQMATKRLGKKVQIVGDDLFVTNTDYLKKGINMGVANAILIKLNQIGTLTETVEAVEMAKEAGYTAIISHRSGETEDTTIADLVVGLNAGQIKTGSMSRGERIAKYNQLMRIEDQLGDVADYKGIHSFYNLSEQARQDILNK; from the coding sequence ATGTCAATTATTTCTGATATTTATGCTCGTGAGGTTCTAGACTCTCGTGGTAACCCAACTGTTGAAGTTGAATTGTATACTGAAGCAGGTGCAATGGGCCGTGGAATCGTTCCTTCAGGTGCTTCAACTGGTGAACACGAAGCTGTTGAACTCCGTGATGGTGACAAGGATCGTTACATGGGCAAGGGCGTTACCAAAGCCGTTGACAACGTTAATAACATCATCGCTAAAGAAATTGTTGGCTACGATGTTACTGACCAATTGGCTATTGATAAGGCTATGATCGAATTGGACGGTACCCCCAACAAGGGTAAGTTAGGTGCCAATGCGATCTTGGGTGTTTCATTAGCTGCTGCTCGTGCTGCTGCTGACGAATTGGAAGTTCCATTGTACAACTACCTTGGTGGTTTCAATGGTCACTTGCTCCCAACACCAATGTTGAACGTTATCAATGGTGGTAAGCATGCCAACAACAAGGTTGATTTCCAAGAATTCATGATCATGCCTATTGGTGCTCCAACCATCAAAGAAGCTATTCGTTGGAGTTCTGAAACATTCCACAACTTGAAGAACTTGTTGAATGAACGCGGATACTCAACTGCCGTTGGTGATGAAGGTGGATTTGCTCCTGACTTGAAGAACAACGAGGAACCATTTGAAATCCTTGTTGAAGCTATTCAACGTGCAGGCTACAAGCCAGGTAAAGACATTGCCATTGCCTTTGACTGTGCAGCATCAGAATTCTACAACACCGATACTAAGAAATATGATTTAAAGGGTGACGGTAAGTCATACACTGCTGATGAATTTGTGACTTTGCTTGAAAGCATCGTTGACAAATACCCAGTTATTTCAATCGAGGATCCTCTTGATGAAAACGAATGGGCTGATTGGCAAATGGCTACTAAACGCCTTGGTAAGAAAGTTCAAATCGTTGGTGATGATTTGTTTGTTACCAACACTGATTACCTTAAGAAAGGTATCAACATGGGCGTTGCCAATGCTATCTTAATCAAGCTTAACCAAATTGGTACTTTGACTGAAACTGTCGAAGCTGTTGAAATGGCCAAAGAAGCAGGCTACACTGCAATCATTTCACACCGTTCTGGTGAAACTGAAGATACCACGATTGCTGACTTGGTTGTTGGCCTCAATGCCGGTCAAATCAAGACTGGTTCAATGAGCCGTGGCGAACGAATTGCCAAGTACAACCAATTGATGAGAATTGAAGACCAACTCGGTGACGTTGCCGATTACAAAGGAATTCACTCATTCTACAACTTGTCAGAACAAGCACGTCAAGACATCTTAAACAAGTAA